Genomic DNA from Halomonas sp. BDJS001:
AGTTCTCCTAATTCGTTGAATGTCTAACAGGGGCGTTGCTTGAAACCCGGGCGTAGACATGATTACCTAACCATGATGGCATTTTTTATTGAACGTTCAATCAATAAAAAGGCGTCGACAATATTTATCAATTTCAGGGGACAACGATGATGAACAGAACTCCTTCACGCTATGCAGGGGCTTTATTACTGGCTGCGGGCTTGCCAATGGCGGCCTATGCAGATGAGTGCAGCAGCGTGCGCTTTGCCGAAGTGGGTTGGACGGACATCACCGCCACCACTGCGCTCGCCAGTGAAGTGCTCGAGGGGCTTGGCTACGAGCCCCGCGTTGATACGGTTTCCGTGCCGATTGCCTACGCCGGTATGCGCAACAACGATTTCGATGTCTTCCTAGGCAATTGGATGCCTTCCATGGCCTCTATCAGCGACCCCTATATCGAGCGTGGTGAAGTGGAGCGTTTGGTAGCCAATCTGGAAGGGGCGAAGTATACCCTGGCAGTTCCCCAATACGTTTACGATGCGGGCGTAACGTCGGTTAACGATTTAGCCGAGCACGCAGATCAGTTTGATAGCAGCGTGCACGGCATCGAAGCAGGTAACGACGGCAACGAGCTCATTGAGCAGATGATCGATGACGATGCATACGGGTTAGGCGATTGGCAGGTGATCGATTCCAGCGAAGCTGGCATGCTGGCAGAACTGCGTGCACGGGTGCCCAATGAAGAGTGGATGGTGTTTTTGGGCTGGGAGCCGCACCCCATGAACTCTAACTTTGATATGGCCTACCTTTCTGATGCCGATGACTATTTTGGCCCAGACTTAGGTGGCGCGACAGTACACACCAATACCCGTGCGGGGTTTGTGGATGAGTGTCCGAACGTGGGAACCTTACTGCGCAATATGACCTTTACGCTGGAGATGGAGAATCAACTGATGAGCGCGATCATGGATGATGGCGAAAATCCCCGTGATGCGGCCCGTGAATACCTAAAAGCCAATGAAGGTATTCTGGATGAGTGGTTAGAGGGTGTCACCACTCGCGACGGCGAGCCTGGCGCTCCTGCTGTGCGTGCAGCCATTCAATAAGGCAGCTTTGCCACGCCTTTCTATAGTAGCGGCAAGCCGGAATCCGGCTTGCCTTTCGTCATTAAGGTAGGCATAATCTGCACCCGTTGATGAGGGAAAGGCTACGTAGCTCAGCTGGTTAGAGCACATCACTCATAATGATGGGGTCCCCTGTTCAAATCAGGGCGTAGCCACCACATCAGCATTAGCACACTCGCGGCTGTTTTTAATAGAAACAGTTTTTAAACAATAGAGTGTGCCGTTATGGTGGCCCCTTAGGTCCTCCCGCAACGCTAAACTGCGAACCCCGCCAGGCCCGGAAGGGAGCAACGGTAGTGGTGGCTGCGTGTGCCGGGATGTGGCTTTTGGGGCCGCCTCCATTTCTGATTAGCAGTTGGAAGATATTGAACAACTGCCCCTCCGTCAATTTGTAATAGCAAAGCTTGCGGATTCCAGTGAGCCTCCCTCCTGACCGACTTGTGGCCGCGCCCAATAGAGTGTCGCTTGTAGTATCAGTTATTGGTTTGATTGGTTATAAGGACTATCTCCTGCTCTTGGATTGACTGTTCAGTGTCGATTTGGCTCTCGGTGTCATTATCTCTTTCAATCGTTGGCTGTTTAAGCTGGCTCAGTTGGCGCTTTAAGTAGTTAGTATAAAGGTGTTTATTATAAACTGCCCAACAGTGGAATGTCAGAAAGGTAACAAGGAAGCCCACTAACACTATCTTGATCATGATTGAAGCGTAGAGTTGTTCTAGGATCGCTTCCTCCACGATGAAAAACATGTACAGTCTGGCCATCACCAAAACCCACAGTGCTAGTGTGGCCAGTGTGATCAAGGTATCGCGCGATCGATAGCCCCAGCTTTTCTGGCAGGGGTTGTCGATGATCACGGGCATCAGTTTATTGTTCATTGAATTGCTCCCCTCTGTCAGGACTAGTCCAGGTGGCAAGCCTCCCTTTTTGGCGCAGCATAGCTTTTGGGAAGGCGATGATGACGGTGGCCATATTGATAATCCAATAGGCGAATGGATACCAGATACTCCAGTAGACGCAGCGGAATATCTCTTTGTCATAGCGGCTGTCGATATAGAAACTAACGCTGAACTGGATGAAGCTGATGGCGATCAGGATGCTGCCGAAATAGGAGAGCAGCTTGGCGGTGATAGGCCATGCCATGGGCATTAACAGTTGAGATATTAGCCATGCCACAATCAACGTGATAACGGAATAGCACCACACCACGCTGACGATGTACTCCAGCATTAGTAGCCAGAAGCGGCGGTTCTTCCAACGAATGGTTTGTGAGAAATAGCGCAGGAAAACTTCACCGCCACCCTGCGCCCAGCGCAAACGCTGCTTGAAGAGTCCGCGTAGCGTTTCCGGCATCAGCACCCAGCACATGGCTCTGGGTTCATAGCGTACCTGGCCGCCATTTAGCTGTAAGCGCCAACTGACATCAATGTCCTCGGTGATCATGTCGGTATTCCAGCCACCGATCTCTTCCAGTGCTTTGCGCCGGAAAGCGCAGATAACCCCCGAAATGGTAAATACCATCCCATAGATACGCTGGGCGCGTTTGATCAAGCCGATGATGGCGGAAAATTCGCCGGTCTGAATCTTGCCAATGGCGGTCGAACGGGTTCTTACCCGTGGATTGCCGGTGACTCCACTGACGTTTGGACTGCTGATAAAGTGGCTGACCATGTAGCCGATGGCGTCGTAGTCAAGTATCGCATCGCCATCAATGCCCACGATGATATCGCCTGTGGCATGGCTCAATCCATTGTTCAGGGCACTGGCCTTGCCTTGGTTGGTCTGGTGCAATACCTGTAATGCAGGATACTCGAGTGCTAGGGCGTCCAGCCGACTAGCGGTGTCGTCCTTGCTGCCGTCATTGACGGCGATCACATCCATATGCGGGTAGTTCTGCTTGAAAAGATGGTGGATGGTCTCTTCAACATTTGCCTCTTCGTTATAGCAGGGCAGTAGAACCGTTACTTTAGGGGCGGTCTCGTCCCATGTGAAAGTGGCAGGCCAAGGCTGTTTCCGCTCCCAGTGGACGTAGAAGTAGATGCCCCCACATATCCAGATGGTTGCCATCAGGCTTGGGTAGCCGAGTGTGAAGACGGCGAGTTGGTCAAGTAGGTTCATGGGGTGGCCCTAAAACGACGTCCGATGGAAAAAACCGGTCGCATCACATTGATATCTGGATGATTTTGGTGAAAGTCATCTGGGTAGTAACCAATGTTCTTGATACCCTCTTCACGCAGAATGCGAACCCACTGAGCGATCTCAGCGCTGGGAATGGGGGTTTGGGTATGCCAGTTTTGTGCTTGTAATTCGAATACCAATTGGTCGGCGCTTACCTGAGCTAGCGAACGCTGGGCAAGGCTTCTCAGCCACTCATCGGGATTCTCGGCTTCTTCCATGTAGGGCATAGCCATCACGGCGACGAAGTCATAACCACTGGCAAAGTTTTGCATATCCTGGGCAAACCAACGCTGGCTACGCGGCTCCATTACCGTGACGGCGTAAAGGTTGCGTGAGGTGGTGAATACCTTATTGTCCGCTTGGCGATAGTAGTTCGCGGCCTGCTCCAGTTCGAGAGTGAAGTCGGTTAGGTATTCGGTCTTGAAACGCACCCAGGTAGTCATCAAGGCTTCGTCACTGCGGATCGCGTCGATGTCTCTTGGCAATGACGCGCTCTGATAAGCGCTCAGGGCATTAGGAGAGGCATCCTCAAAGTCTGTAAAGAAGGCATCGTCGTGAAACAGCAAACCATCGAACTTGGTCAGTCGACCAAGATCTTGGTAAATCTCACGAATGGTACGACGGTTCGCTTCCACGTAAGGGGAGAGACGACGGTAGTGATCGGGTGACTCGTTGCCCGTTCTTACATCGGTGACATACTGATAACCAGGCCCCAGGTCAAACGAGAGTACTGGCATCCATGCATATACCTTTACGTTCGCGCGTTTCTTTAATTGCCAGGCGACTCGGTTGAAAAGGTCAGCCCTAACGGGCAAATGGCGGTTGGGGAAGTAGAGTGCATCGGCGACTCCGTTACCATCCGGATCAGCGTAAGCTTGCAGGTAGACAGTGCTGACGCCGTAACGGGAAATACGCTCAATTAAGCGGTCGAGGTTCTGCTCCTGCTGAATGGGATCCGGGTCATACACATAATCCAGATCAACATGCACAATGCGTAACTCTTCCATCTCCCATACGCGATTGGAGAGTATCTCCTCTATCGTTTCCAGTGTGGTCTCCTGGTCAATGAGGTAGCGGTTCATGCTGCGCATTGAGTCATTGAGTTGGTTGGGAGCACTGAGCAAGCTGAACGTGTACTCCATGCCATATTGGGCGGCGATATCGAGAGTCGCCTCGCTGTAGGCACCGTAGGGCCACACCATGATACGAGGGCTCTGGCCTACCTCTTCTTGGAATCGTTGTTGAGTACGAGCCATATCGTTACGAATTCGCTCAAGGTAAGCAGCTTCGCTTTCATAACCGCTGCGCGCGTTCCATATGCTGGTGACCGCGGCTGCTTGTTCGTTACCCATGGGATTACCGACTACCCCATAATGAAGGTCGTAGGAGTGGGAGGCGATTTCCACCAGCGGTGATTCGCTCAGCGTTCTAACCTGCTCCCAACTGAGAAAGCGTTCGCGGGGCAGGGTGATGTTGCCATAGGGCACACGTCCGCCAGCGGGTACATCCAGCCAACTGCCTACAACAGCCTGTACGGCGGGGAAGTTGTAGAGTTTGAGTAGCGGGAACACAATGTCATAAAAGCTGCGATAGCCATCATCGAAAGTCAGCAGTACGGCTTTGTCTGGCAGAGGTTGGCCCTCCGCTTTGGCATCCAGAATCTGTTGTAAACTCACTGGCTGATATCCACCAACCGCGATGAGGTTGAAGTGTTCAATTAGCCGGCTGCGAGTAATAGTCTGCGAATAGATATCCAGCTCGGGGGTGACGCTGGAGTCGACAATATCGTGATAGCTGATCACTACATAATCTCCCGGCAAGCGATCGGCCTGGGCCTGCTGAATGTTGACCACTACCAGCAGAACCGCGCTCATTAAAATAACGCGCCAGAGTGTCATAGGAATCTCCATACAAAGCCGGCTGAAATAACATTGTCATATTCAGGAACGCCGTCGTAGACGGCTCGCTCGCGGGTAATGCCATATTCAAAATTTACGGTGGGGGTCAGCTCCCAGCGGTGCTGGTATCCAATTGACCAAGTGTTCTCGCTGTCGAAATCTTCTTGCCAGTAGCGTCCTGAACCGAGGGAAATGGACTGTATAAAGGACTGCCGGTAGTCAATCGGGGTTTCGTAGTTGACGGTTAATACACCGGCCAGGCTTGCATCACGCCGAGGATTGAAATAGCTGGCATCCACCTCATCATTACGTGATGCGGATGCCTGCACCTCGCCGTTGACCTGCCAGCGATCCAGATGATATAGCGTTTGATTCCAGTAGCCGTAGATGGATTGACGCAGATTGCTATCGTCAAAATCGGTGGCCATCACGCCAATGGCGCCAGCTCCGCGCTCGTCGTGCCGATAAGCCAGTTCAGCACGGTAACGGTCTGCGTTGATACCATCTTTTAGTGCTCTTAGCGGTGTGTCGGTAGTGTTTAGCTCGACGCCAAGCCTCGTGGTAATGTGATCCGTTGGGGCATACTGCAGCTCGGCGAGGGCCAGGAAATCATCGTTGAGCTGTGAGCCGTGGCCCGCAGCCAGAGTGACTGTAGCGGGATGAAGGTTCCATTCGTAGCCTGCTATGTTGTAGGAGGCGTAGAGATCCTCATCGTCAAACTCTCCAAATTGGCCAATACGTTGTGCGAAAGGGCGGGAGCCGTTGCTATTTCGCGGCCCTTCAAGAAGTACTTCATAGCGCCACTCGCGAGATGCTTGAGTACCGCTACCTTGCCCCTTGCTGCGCTCGAACGTACTGCTGAGTTGGGGGGCACGTTGTTCGCGCCACTCGCGCGCGAGGTCGTCCCTTGAGGCGCTAGGCCTTGCTTCAGTCGTCGTTCTCGCAATTTCATCAGTGGTGCCTTGCCACTGGCCCCGCTGCAATCGGGCTAGCAGCACACCGTGCTGAGCGACCGTTTGTTGGTCAGGTGGAAGTAGTTGCTCAGCTTGTTGGTAAGCGGCTTCTGACTTTCTTGGCCAACCTCTCTCACGTTCAATATCCCCTTTCATAAGCCAAAGGTAGGGATCCGCGGGTGCTTGATTCTGATATTCAGCAAGACGCTCGCTGGCCTCGTCGGTGCGGCCACGCCAAGCATCAAGTAGCACTTCCAGCAACAAAACTTTTTGGTAGTTGGGGTTCTCGATGCGAACGGTGCGCGTGAAATCCAGGCGTTGTTCAGGTTCGCTGGCGCGCCACTCTGCCAATAATCTATCCGCATCGCGGAATCGCTGGGCATCGGTGTAACTGTAAAACAGTCCTTCGTTGAGCGGGTCGTCAGGATTTGTTGCCTGAGCAGGGGATTGTCGAATAAGGTTTTCGTAGAGTTCGATGGCTTCATCTGGACGCCCCAAGCCATTTAGTGCATAGGCTCTGGCACGCGCTACGTAGCTTGGTAGCTGGCCGTGCTGGTTTTCAAGCCGCATGGCTAGTGCTTCCGCTTCAGAGAAACGTCTCAGCTCTGCGAGCGCCACCACCTTGTCGTATTCAGCAATGGTGATAAGTTCTTGAGGGGCGTTAGGTGTGTTCAAAACGCTGTCCAATTGCGCCAATCCCCCCGCTGTTCTTGTCGGCTGGTCGGTATGTATACCTAGCCGTATATCCGTTACCCCTTCATAGTAAGTAAGCCACAGTCGGTCACTATCGCTGAAGACATCGGGATTAGACTGCATGATACGGCGTGCCGCCGAGCTGGCGCCAAGCCCGACGGCAAGACGATAAAGGGCTTGTAATTCGCCCGTATTACTTGGATCTTGAGCTACCAGGGCTTGGCGGGCGTCCAGCTCTTGCATGGCGTTAGTTGTCTGTGCTGCCAGGTAGCCCTTTGCCTCTAGCCCTGCCGTTGTTGTGCCGGCGACTTGGTTGTACTGCTGCAACGATATATCCGCCAGTGTGTAACTGCCCATGTCGGTATGAACCAACGCTTGGCCAAGCCACCCCTGCGCATTTGATGGGTTTCGATAGGTGAGTGTTTGAAACATATCCAGCGCCTTGTCGTATTCGCCTGCACTGCGCGCGGCCCCAGCAAGGTTGGCAAGTTCCGAATCACTGTAATTTTCTGTTTGGCACCAGGGACACACGTCCAATGCTTCCTGATGGCGAGCGGCACGTACCAGCAGTGCTACCAGATCAGCCCGAACACGCACATCGCGTGTTTGGTGGTAAAGTGACTGTAAACCGTCAATGGATGTTTCCAATGCCCCCTGGCGTGCCTGGATAACCAGTGCTTCGCGTTGCGCATCAGTCGTTGTTTGCGCTTGCGCCGCACTGGTGGTTAGGCAGGCGAGCAGGCAAATCGGCAGTAGAGAGCTAGGACGATTCTGCATGGTGATATTCCCACCCTGGAGCTTATGACAGTGTGTTTGTAATAAAATGTATCTTTCAGTGTATAGGAGTTACTTTAAGTAAATATTGAACTAAAACGTTAACTTGAACAGGAATCTCATCAGTCTCACGCCTTAGATAGCTCATCCTGACACCATGATGAATGGCCTTATCAACATGACTATTTGAATAAATGGCCTGTAGCTGCCGTGGGATAAGTAATGAGCTGGCGCAAGGCCGAAGAGTGTGTTGGGGGGCGATTGGCTCGTTGAGCTAGGCATTGCTTCAACTAAGTTCATCATTTCCAGGTTTCGCAGAGCGATAGCGGTACTAACCCGATAACCATTCAGTGAGGGATAATGCAATGAGAATGCTACTGCGATGGATACTTAGCCTTGCGGCGCTATTAGCGCTGCTGTTGGCGGGCCCTGTTTGGATATTGGCGAGTAATCAGGTGGTGACTGATGCTCATTGGTCATCATTAGATCGGTCATCTGCTGGTATAGCACCTGATCCAGCGGAGAATTCAGAAGCCGTGGTTCAGGTCTATTCCGCACGTGCTTATAACTGGCGTGGGGCGTTTGGCGAACATATCTGGATTGCGACCAAGGCGGAAAATGCCGATAGCTACCGACTTCATCAAGTGTTGAGCTGGCGGCGCCCAACGGTGGTCTCTTCCATTGATACGCCCGATCGAGCTTGGTTTGGCAACCCCCCCACGCTGTTGGCTGATTATCGCGGCGATGCGGCAGCCCAGCTCATACCTCAGATAGAGATCGCCGCCGTTAACTATCCCCAGGCTGAGCTTTATCGAGTGTGGCCTGGGCCGAACAGCAATAGCTTTATTGCCTGGGTAATACGCGAAGTACCCGGTTTTGAGGTGTCGCTCCCGGTAACGGCAATCGGTAAAGACTACCTTTTCAATGGTGTTTTTGCGGCGGTGCCTAGCGGTACCGGTTATCAGCTCTCCTTTGGCGGGGTAGCAGGCATTATGTTGGCACTGGAGGAGGGGCTCGAACTTAATCTCCTCGGTTTGAGCTTTGGTATCGACGTTATGCGGCCCGCTCTGAAACTGCCAGGTGTAGGACGGTTAGGGATGCCCGCAAAAGTGTTGGGAGGTTAATCGCGTTTGTATTACTGAGTAACTCTATTTGCAGATACTTTTTTATTGATTTAGTATTTGGAGAGAGTGGTTGGAAGTCATGGCTATTGGCTTAAGGAGCCGCAATGCAAACGGCACACGACATTTCCCAAAATAGGGCTGCGGCAGCGGCGGGCTTGAAAGCGGCGGTGCGCATTCTGGACAAATGGCGAGCGTCCGGTGAGCAGGGTGAAGCGATTTTACGTGTGTCGCATAGTACTTACGCGCGTGCCCGGCGTGGGAACCTTGACGAGATCAAATTGGATAGCGATCAGCTAACTCGGATCAGCTACTTACTCAACATCCATGCCGCATTGCGGATGATTTTTGATAATCCGGAAAATCTTTATGGGTTCGTTAACCTGGTGAACCACAATCCCTTTTTCAATGGTCGCACGCCGCTTGAAGTGATGGGTTGCGGTGATTTTGCGGCGCTCTATGAAACCTTTAAGCGTATCGATAGCCTGCGGGGAAGCCAGTGGTAACGCCCACTGACTTGCCGACCTTACCCAGTGGAAGCGTTACTGGTTATCGCTTGGTCAATAGTAAGTTTCCGCCGATTGACCTGTTCGATGATGTGGCGAGCGCGGAAGAGTTCGCTGCACTCCATGCACTGCAGGCGTTAACCAATCCGCGGCTACAAAATGAGGTGGGTAATTTAGCGTTGCTACCTCACGACCAAATTCCGTTCGGAATTCGTGGCTGCTCTTATGCGGTGGCGCCGTTTACCCATGTGAATCCGCAGGGGTCGCGCTTTAGCGATGGTAGTTTTGGGGTGCTCTATATTGCCGATACCCTTGAAACGGCGATTGCCGAAGTAAAGCATCACCAGCAGGTGTATTGGCAAAACGTGCCGGGATTACACTATGAAAGGTTTGTCTTTCGCGGATTAAAGGCCACTTTTGATCAGGGTAGTTGCTGCGATGCACTCACTTTACCCCTTGAACATGCCATTTACGCAGCCGATGATTATTCAGCCTCGCAACCCTTTGGTGCCGACATACGCCGATGCAGTGTTGGGCTCCGCTACTACTCAGTTCGCCGGTTGAATGCGAACTGCTGGGCGCTGATGACACCACGCTGTGTGAGCGACATTATCCAGACCACTCATTTGGAGATGATTTGGAACGGTGCCATTACTCAGGTGAATTATCTGCGTTTTTCCCACTGATAACGCGCAGCAGGTTAGCGCTTTTGCTGCTGCTCAGTGAAGCGCTGCATGATGGCGAGGGTTTCGTCGCTAACGTGGTGCTCCATGCCTTCAGCGTCAATACGCGCAGTCGCATCTCTCACTCCAAGAGCACGTAAGAAGTGCAGCACGATATCGTGACGGGCGCGTGACGTCTCTGCCATTTTCTGTCCCGCTTCAGTTAGGAACAGCGAGCGATATGGCTTGCTGGTGACCAACTCCAGCTCATTTAAACGCCGAATCATTTTTGAAACCGTCGCCTGGCTTACCGCCATACGATTGGCAATGTCTGCCGCGCGGGCTTCGCCGCGGTGCGCCAGAAGGTCGCCAATCAGCTCAACATAGTCTTCAATCAGCTCGGTTTCATGGGCATTTCGCACCGTTGCATACTGCTGGGCATGCTGCTCCACAGGGGGCAGTGCATCTCCAGGAATGCTTGGGGCGGGCAATGAGGCGTTCGGATTAGAATCAGTCATTGGTAAATTATATCGGAAGCAGTGGGAACAATCATTGGATAGTCGGGGGATGGTAACGTATTTTTTTGTAGTATTGTTAGCCAAGGCTAAACTATTTGCACAATGCTTTCTTGTTGAGCTACAGTCTACTTATCGGTCATGAACAAAAAGGGAGAGACAATGATAAAGCGCAATCTGGGTATGGCCTTGAGCCTACCGCTATGGCTGAGTACTGGACTAGCCAGTGCCGAAGCGCAAGAGAGTGCAGTGTCTCCCCTGAATGTGGCCGTCACTTTTTCTGTGCTTGGCGATATTGTGGCCAGCGTGGCAGGGGAGGACGCCAATGTGTCGGTATTAACGCCGATTGGCGCTGAGGTGCACGAATGGGAATTAACTCCTAGTAATTTCGCCGCCTTGGAAACCGCTGACGTGGTGTTTTACAACGGCTACCAGTTAGAGCAGTGGATGCCCCAGGTTGAAGCAACGGTCATTGAAGGAACGCCGCTGGTGGCAGTTGCCGAAGCCTCTGAATACCCCACTCAAACGATTATTACCGGCGATATGGAAGGCGATGTCGATCCTCATCTCTGGATGGATCCGCGTGCGGTGTCAGCCTATGTCCAGGTCGTCGCTAACGAGCTAGAGCATTTGCTTCCCCAGCGAGCTGAAGAGTTCCAGCAGCGTGCTGAAGCGCTAAAAGAGGAGCTGCATGCCCTGCATGTTGAACTCCAGGAGCGCTTAGAAGCGATACCGGAAGAGCGCCGCGTGCTACTCAGTAGCGAAGCCGCCTTCCTATATTTCTCAGACGCTTATCACTTTGAGCACGACGGCATCTGGGGAACCAACGCTGAAACCGAGGGTTCACCCCGTCAGCTTATGCGCGTGGTGGATATGATTAACGAACGGCAGCCGGCGGCGCTGTTCTGGGAGAGCACTATTTCCGACCGCCACGTCACCAGTCTGGCAAGGGATACCGGCGTTAAAATCGCAGGGCCGCTATATGTGGACTCGCTTAGCGAGCCAGAGG
This window encodes:
- the pgaC gene encoding poly-beta-1,6-N-acetyl-D-glucosamine synthase → MNLLDQLAVFTLGYPSLMATIWICGGIYFYVHWERKQPWPATFTWDETAPKVTVLLPCYNEEANVEETIHHLFKQNYPHMDVIAVNDGSKDDTASRLDALALEYPALQVLHQTNQGKASALNNGLSHATGDIIVGIDGDAILDYDAIGYMVSHFISSPNVSGVTGNPRVRTRSTAIGKIQTGEFSAIIGLIKRAQRIYGMVFTISGVICAFRRKALEEIGGWNTDMITEDIDVSWRLQLNGGQVRYEPRAMCWVLMPETLRGLFKQRLRWAQGGGEVFLRYFSQTIRWKNRRFWLLMLEYIVSVVWCYSVITLIVAWLISQLLMPMAWPITAKLLSYFGSILIAISFIQFSVSFYIDSRYDKEIFRCVYWSIWYPFAYWIINMATVIIAFPKAMLRQKGRLATWTSPDRGEQFNEQ
- a CDS encoding metal ABC transporter solute-binding protein, Zn/Mn family, giving the protein MIKRNLGMALSLPLWLSTGLASAEAQESAVSPLNVAVTFSVLGDIVASVAGEDANVSVLTPIGAEVHEWELTPSNFAALETADVVFYNGYQLEQWMPQVEATVIEGTPLVAVAEASEYPTQTIITGDMEGDVDPHLWMDPRAVSAYVQVVANELEHLLPQRAEEFQQRAEALKEELHALHVELQERLEAIPEERRVLLSSEAAFLYFSDAYHFEHDGIWGTNAETEGSPRQLMRVVDMINERQPAALFWESTISDRHVTSLARDTGVKIAGPLYVDSLSEPEGEAGDYFTMMRHNVELLRETLATE
- the choX gene encoding choline ABC transporter substrate-binding protein encodes the protein MNRTPSRYAGALLLAAGLPMAAYADECSSVRFAEVGWTDITATTALASEVLEGLGYEPRVDTVSVPIAYAGMRNNDFDVFLGNWMPSMASISDPYIERGEVERLVANLEGAKYTLAVPQYVYDAGVTSVNDLAEHADQFDSSVHGIEAGNDGNELIEQMIDDDAYGLGDWQVIDSSEAGMLAELRARVPNEEWMVFLGWEPHPMNSNFDMAYLSDADDYFGPDLGGATVHTNTRAGFVDECPNVGTLLRNMTFTLEMENQLMSAIMDDGENPRDAAREYLKANEGILDEWLEGVTTRDGEPGAPAVRAAIQ
- a CDS encoding RES family NAD+ phosphorylase — translated: MVTPTDLPTLPSGSVTGYRLVNSKFPPIDLFDDVASAEEFAALHALQALTNPRLQNEVGNLALLPHDQIPFGIRGCSYAVAPFTHVNPQGSRFSDGSFGVLYIADTLETAIAEVKHHQQVYWQNVPGLHYERFVFRGLKATFDQGSCCDALTLPLEHAIYAADDYSASQPFGADIRRCSVGLRYYSVRRLNANCWALMTPRCVSDIIQTTHLEMIWNGAITQVNYLRFSH
- the pgaA gene encoding poly-beta-1,6 N-acetyl-D-glucosamine export porin PgaA, coding for MQNRPSSLLPICLLACLTTSAAQAQTTTDAQREALVIQARQGALETSIDGLQSLYHQTRDVRVRADLVALLVRAARHQEALDVCPWCQTENYSDSELANLAGAARSAGEYDKALDMFQTLTYRNPSNAQGWLGQALVHTDMGSYTLADISLQQYNQVAGTTTAGLEAKGYLAAQTTNAMQELDARQALVAQDPSNTGELQALYRLAVGLGASSAARRIMQSNPDVFSDSDRLWLTYYEGVTDIRLGIHTDQPTRTAGGLAQLDSVLNTPNAPQELITIAEYDKVVALAELRRFSEAEALAMRLENQHGQLPSYVARARAYALNGLGRPDEAIELYENLIRQSPAQATNPDDPLNEGLFYSYTDAQRFRDADRLLAEWRASEPEQRLDFTRTVRIENPNYQKVLLLEVLLDAWRGRTDEASERLAEYQNQAPADPYLWLMKGDIERERGWPRKSEAAYQQAEQLLPPDQQTVAQHGVLLARLQRGQWQGTTDEIARTTTEARPSASRDDLAREWREQRAPQLSSTFERSKGQGSGTQASREWRYEVLLEGPRNSNGSRPFAQRIGQFGEFDDEDLYASYNIAGYEWNLHPATVTLAAGHGSQLNDDFLALAELQYAPTDHITTRLGVELNTTDTPLRALKDGINADRYRAELAYRHDERGAGAIGVMATDFDDSNLRQSIYGYWNQTLYHLDRWQVNGEVQASASRNDEVDASYFNPRRDASLAGVLTVNYETPIDYRQSFIQSISLGSGRYWQEDFDSENTWSIGYQHRWELTPTVNFEYGITRERAVYDGVPEYDNVISAGFVWRFL
- a CDS encoding DUF3750 domain-containing protein, coding for MRMLLRWILSLAALLALLLAGPVWILASNQVVTDAHWSSLDRSSAGIAPDPAENSEAVVQVYSARAYNWRGAFGEHIWIATKAENADSYRLHQVLSWRRPTVVSSIDTPDRAWFGNPPTLLADYRGDAAAQLIPQIEIAAVNYPQAELYRVWPGPNSNSFIAWVIREVPGFEVSLPVTAIGKDYLFNGVFAAVPSGTGYQLSFGGVAGIMLALEEGLELNLLGLSFGIDVMRPALKLPGVGRLGMPAKVLGG
- a CDS encoding antitoxin Xre-like helix-turn-helix domain-containing protein, translating into MQTAHDISQNRAAAAAGLKAAVRILDKWRASGEQGEAILRVSHSTYARARRGNLDEIKLDSDQLTRISYLLNIHAALRMIFDNPENLYGFVNLVNHNPFFNGRTPLEVMGCGDFAALYETFKRIDSLRGSQW
- the pgaB gene encoding poly-beta-1,6-N-acetyl-D-glucosamine N-deacetylase PgaB produces the protein MTLWRVILMSAVLLVVVNIQQAQADRLPGDYVVISYHDIVDSSVTPELDIYSQTITRSRLIEHFNLIAVGGYQPVSLQQILDAKAEGQPLPDKAVLLTFDDGYRSFYDIVFPLLKLYNFPAVQAVVGSWLDVPAGGRVPYGNITLPRERFLSWEQVRTLSESPLVEIASHSYDLHYGVVGNPMGNEQAAAVTSIWNARSGYESEAAYLERIRNDMARTQQRFQEEVGQSPRIMVWPYGAYSEATLDIAAQYGMEYTFSLLSAPNQLNDSMRSMNRYLIDQETTLETIEEILSNRVWEMEELRIVHVDLDYVYDPDPIQQEQNLDRLIERISRYGVSTVYLQAYADPDGNGVADALYFPNRHLPVRADLFNRVAWQLKKRANVKVYAWMPVLSFDLGPGYQYVTDVRTGNESPDHYRRLSPYVEANRRTIREIYQDLGRLTKFDGLLFHDDAFFTDFEDASPNALSAYQSASLPRDIDAIRSDEALMTTWVRFKTEYLTDFTLELEQAANYYRQADNKVFTTSRNLYAVTVMEPRSQRWFAQDMQNFASGYDFVAVMAMPYMEEAENPDEWLRSLAQRSLAQVSADQLVFELQAQNWHTQTPIPSAEIAQWVRILREEGIKNIGYYPDDFHQNHPDINVMRPVFSIGRRFRATP
- the mntR gene encoding manganese-binding transcriptional regulator MntR, with the translated sequence MTDSNPNASLPAPSIPGDALPPVEQHAQQYATVRNAHETELIEDYVELIGDLLAHRGEARAADIANRMAVSQATVSKMIRRLNELELVTSKPYRSLFLTEAGQKMAETSRARHDIVLHFLRALGVRDATARIDAEGMEHHVSDETLAIMQRFTEQQQKR